The following nucleotide sequence is from cyanobacterium endosymbiont of Braarudosphaera bigelowii.
CAATGGGGTTAATGATTGAGCAACTTACTCCTATATTATTGAATACTGTTCATTATAGTGCACCTAGTAAGATTCCATATTTAAGATTACAACACTTAAGTTGGGCAGGAAAGCTACAGGTTCCCTTTACAACAGGAGTGTTATTAGATATTGGAGAGAAAGAAGAGAACTCTTGGGATACTTTCAAAGAAATTGCCTTAATTCATCAAAAATGGAATCATATACAAGAAATTATATTGCAACCTTATAGTTCTAACATAAGACAAAAGTCAAATATATCAATTTCTAATCAGTACCAGTTAGTTAAATTAATTAGTAAAGCTAGAAATATTCTACCAGTTTCTATCAAATTGCAGCTTCCTCCTAATTTAATCCAAGATTCTAATTATTTATTGCGCTGTCTTAAAGCAGGTATTCAAGATTTTGGTGGAATCAGTCCTAAAGATGAAATAAATCCAAGTTACTTTCATCTTTCGAAAGAGAAACTATCCAAAATATTAAAATATGGGAAATGGAAGTTGAGAGTACGGCTACCTATCTATCCCAACTATGATAAATATTTATCTCAATCCTTACAAACGGTTGTAAATTTTTGGCAAAGAAATAAAAGGCTCGATTAAAAAATCATTTCTCAATATCAATAAAATACTAGTCATAGTTTATATTTTATTCAAATATCTAGTCAAATGCATACCTGTTTAATAGAATAATCGGATAAAGTTTTTTATAAAATTATTTTAGGGAACTTTAGTCATAAATATAGTGACTATTCTTCTATAACGTTTTTATGGATTGACAGCTTTCTGGCAATTTATAAAATTAGTTGTATTTATATGTAAGGGTAGCTTTAAGTTAGATAGTATGCAAAACAAACAAAAAGTCACAATATATATACCCTCTGAGATTCATAAACGTCTTAAAATTAGAGCCGCTACTGACGAAGAGTCTATGTCTTTCATAGTTGAAAAAGCAGTTAATTTCTATCTTAAGCATTCCACTAAAGTTAAGAAGTTAGAAAATCTAAATTGTGGGAAAATTCATCAAGTGCATTTTTGTCCAGAATGTAAAGCTGCTGTCGTAGTAAATGATAGACAAATTTTTTCTTTAAAAAATCAATCTGACATTGTTCAAGACAATTTTTCACTTAACGCTAGAGAGAAGAAACCTCTTAATACAAGTATCTCAGACAAAGAAACATTTGTTTTTTATTAATTGATATTATTAATCACTATTATCTTTAATTGATTCTATGAAAGAAGAGCTTAAGTTACTAATAGAAGCTCAATATCCTTTGATATATCTAGTAACATCAGAGGAGCAAAGAGCCGAGCAAACTATTGATAAAATTATTAAAGATCTCAAAGAACCTCGATGTATTTTTTCATGGACTATTACCAATGGGATGAAAGAATATAATCAACCCAGCAACAAAGCACAACATAATACTATTAATGCTGAATCTGCTATTGATTGGGTAAACAGGAAAAATGAACCAGGAATTTTTATTTTTAAGGATTTACATCCTTTCATTTCTGATGCAAGTGTCGTTCGTTCTTTGCGAGATGCTATAATAAGCTTTAAGGGATGTAAAAAATCTATTATTATAATCTCTCCTGTACAACAAATTCCAATAGAGTTAGAAAAAGATATAGTTGTTCTAGATTTCAATTTTCCAAATTTAAAAGATCTTGATCAAGTTTTATCAAAACAATTAAATCAAATTAGAACTAGTAGTGAAATTAGTACTAGTTCTCGTGAAAAGTTACTTTATGCAGCATTAGGTTTAACAAAAGATGAAGCTGAAAAAGTTTATAGAAAAGCCTATGTTCAAGCAGGGAAACTGACAGAAGCAGAAGTTGATATCATCTTATCCGAAAAGAAACAGCAGATTCGTCGCAATGGAATTTTAGAATATATTGAACAAGATGAGACTATTAAAGCTGTTGGTGGCTTAGAAGAACTTAAAAAGTGGTTGAAACAACGCTCAGATGCTTTTACCGAGAGAGCTAGAGAATATGGTTTACCTCAACCAAAAGGGATGTTAATACTAGGAGTCCCAGGATGTGGAAAATCCCTAATTGCTAAAACTACTTCTCGGTTGTGGGGATTGCCTTTATTGCGATTGGATTTAGGACGTATTTATGATTCTGCTGTAGGTCGCTCTGAAGCTAACTTAAGAAATGCATTAAAAACTGCAGAGTCTATTTCTCCAGCCATACTTTTTATTGATGAACTTGATAAGGCTTTTGCAGGGGCTGGCGGCTCAGGTGAATCTGATGGTGGAACTTCTAGTCGTATTTTTGGTTCTTTTTTAACATGGATGCAAGAAAAAACTTCTCCTGTATTTGTTATGGCTACAGCTAACCGTGTAGAACGTTTGCCAGGAGAATTTTTACGAAAAGGGAGATTTGACGAACTTTTTTTCGTAGATTTACCAACTTTTGAGGAACGTGAAGCTATCTTCAATATACATTTGAACAAACGTCGTTCAAATATTTCTCATTTCGATATTAAGCAGCTGGTCACGATTTCTGATGGATTCTCTGGTGCAGAAGTTGAGCAAGCCATTATTGCAGCTATGTACGAGGCTTTTGCCGAAGGTAGAGACTTTTCTCAGCTTGATATTATTGCTGCAATTAAGTCTACTCTGCCATTATCTCGTACTATGACGGAACAAGTCGCAGCTCTTCGCGACTGGGCGCGGCAAAGAGCGCGACCTGCGTCAACTTCAATCGCTGAATATCAGCGACTGGAATTCTAAAAGCTTTCGTCTGTTTCTTTTAACAGTCGTTAAGGCTAGCCAAAAGCTAGCAGTACACCGGTAAATTGTTTGTTTAAAACAATTTGTTTAAATCTCAAGTTATTATTAACTTTTGTTCCAATGGAGGAAATTAAAATGTCACACTTTAGTACCTTACGCACTAAAATCACAGATGCCGAAATCTTGAAAACCTCATTACGAGATTTAGGAATTGTTGTAAAAATTGATTCTAATGTTAGAGGCCATAATGGCCAAAATATTCATTCTGATATTGTTGCCGTCTTGGAAGGTGAATACGATCTTGGCTGGTCTCTTAATAGTGATGGTAGTTATGACCTAGTTGCTGATCTCTGGGGTGTTGCTAAAAAGCATAACCAAACCGAACTTATTAATTCTATCAACCAAAAATATGCTATTAATAAGACACTAATGGAAGTTAAGCAACGCAATTTAGGCAAAGCAAATATTAATTTAGTTCTTCACAACTAAAATTTGTTCAATTGTATAGAAGTTAAGGAACTTAACCAATTTCTAATTTCGTATTTTTGTAATGAAGTTATTGCTAAGTTTATCTAGCAATAACTTCATTATGTGGTTATATATTAAATAGTAAACATTTCTATTTTTAGTTAAATAATAGAAATGTTTACTATTTAATATATAAAAAATTTGATAAGTTACAATATTTAAAATAAATATTGTAGAAATAAGAACTATTTCTAATTAAATAACTTAAATATACTTATACTATAAAAATAATTAATATATAAAAAGCTTATTAGCTTAGCTCTATCTTTAAAATTATTTTTTTAATAAATCTACTATATTTTTTTAATATATTGGTGCCCATTACGTTATTGTCAAATAATTATGGAAAATCAAAATAAAGCTATTAAAGTTATTAGCAATAATCGTAAAGCTTTTTTCCTCTACGAGATTCTAGAAAAATACGAAGCTGGAATTGAATTAGTAGGAACAGAGGTAAAATCTATCCGTGCAGGAAAAGTCAACATAACTGATGGTTATGCGTTTATTAAAAATACCGAAGTTTGGCTAAGCAATGTTCATATATCTCCTTATGTGGCTAGTAGTTTATATTTTAATCATGATCCCAGACGTATCCGTAAATTATTGATGCGGCGTAAAGAAATCAATCAACTTATTGGAAAAATTGAGCAAAAAGGTTTAACTTTAGTACCTTTAAAGCTTTATTTTAAAGGTAGTTTAGTAAAAATTAGTCTTGGTTTAGGGAGAGGGAAAAAATTACACGATAAGCGAGAAACAATTAAAAATCGTCAGGACCAAAGAGAAATATCTAGAATTGTCAAACAATACTGAGACATAATACATATTTATTCTTTTTTAAACCTTATTCTTGAGTTAAATTCTAATAGTTTTAAAAGAAATAATACATTCTCAAATTTTTATACATAGAATTCTTATTATTAGATTTTCTTTATATAAAATATGTACGGTGATCCACATCTATTGAGTGTAATAATTTCAGAATGAATATTCTTACAAAATCAGAGAGAATATAGTAACAATAACATCAACATAAAACCATTAGTTTTAAATAGAGCGTATGACAGTACTTGAAAAAGGTAATATTAGTATTCACACTGAGAATATTTTTCCAATTATTAAAAAATCATTGTATACAGATCATGAAATTTTTTTACGAGAATTAATTTCTAATGCTGTAGATGCTTTATCTAAACTTAAGATGGCTTCTTTAGCTGGTGAAGTATCTTTTGATGTTTCTGAACCAGAAATTGTAATTACTATTGATAAAACAGATAAATCTCTTTCGATTACTGACAATGGAATCGGAATGAACATAGATGAAATCAAAAAATATATCAATCAAGTAGCTTTTTCTAGTGCAGAAGAGTTTGTTAAAAAGTATGAAAAGAATGCTAGTGAAATAATTGGGCATTTTGGACTAGGATTTTACTCAGCTTTTATGATATCTAAGAGGGTCGAGATTGATACTTTATCTTATAAAGAAGATTCTAAACCAATCCATTGGTCTTGTGATGGTTCTCCTTCATTCGAATTAACTGAATCTAGTCGTACTGAAATAGGAACGACTGTGAAATTAACTTTAATGGATGAAGAACATGAATATTTAGAACCAGAAAGAATTCGTCAACTGGTGAAAACCTATTCAGATTTTGTTCCTATTCCAATTAAATTTGAAAATACTATTATTAATAAGCAGAAAGCTTTATGGAAAGAATCTACTCAAGGTCTTAATGATAATGACTATTTAGAGTTTTACCGCTACCTCTATCCTTATCAAGAAGATCCTTTACTATGGATACACTTAAACACTGATTATCCTTACCTCCTAAACGGAATTTTATATTTTCCAAAATTACGACCTGATGTGGACGTCTCACAAGGTCACATTAAACTTTTTTGTAATCAAGTATTTGTTAGTGATCACTGCGAAGAAATTATTCCAGATTTTTTAATGCCTCTTAGAGGAGTTATTGACAGTCCTGATATTCCATTAAATGTTTCGAGGAGTGCACTAACTAATCATCGTACTGTTCGTAGTATTGCAAATCATATTGCCAAAAAAATTGCAGATCGGCTTAAAGAAATTTATGAGAATAGTCCTGAAGAATATATTAAATGTTGGCAAGATGTAGGAACCTTTGTTAAGTATGGTTCCCTTAAGGATGAAAAATTTAAAAAACATGTTGAAGATATTCTTGTTTATAAAACAACTTATAAAGTTAATAAATCTGACGTTCCACAAGTTCAGGTTGAAGAAGAAGGGGATGCTTGGAAAGATGTTACAAATGAAAAAAATGAATTATCTTATGAAAAAACAGGATATACGACATTGTCTGCTTACTTGAGTCGTAATAAAAAGCGTCATGAAAATCGGATTTTTTATTGTACAGATCCTGATGTTCAAGCCACTCATATACAGTTATATGAAAATCAAGGCTTAGAAATTTTGTATATGGATTCTTTCATTGATACCAATTATTTTATTCCTTTTTTAGAAAAAGAATATTCTGAAGTAAAATTTTCTCGTGTAGACTCTGAATTAGATGATACTTTACTTCAAAATGATAAAGTTAATGAAATTGTAGATCCTAATTCTCAAAAAACTCGCAATGATAAAATTAAGGAGTTATTTGAGGCATCTTTAGACAATGCTAAAATTAACATAAAAACACAATCATTAAAATCAGATCTCTCTCAAGACGCCCCTCCAGGAGTTATTTTACTGCCTGAAGCAGCAAGACGTTTTAAAGAAATGATGGCTGCATCTCAACAACAAACAATGGATTTTCCTGATGAACATATTTTTGTTGTTAATACGAATCATCCTTTAGTTGAAAATATTCTTCAGCTAAGTCAAGGAAATATTATTCAGCTAGAAAATGAATCTCCATCAGGTCAAATGGCTAAAATGTTGTGTCGTCATATTTACGATCTTGCACTAATTACACAAAAAGGGATTGATGGTAAAAATATGAAATCCTTTATGCAAAGATCAAATGAATTACTTACTAATTTAACTAAATCTAAATAACTATTATTATAAAAATATGGGAGTTGATTCAATCAATTCCCATATTTTCCAGGGCTTAGTATATTCGTAATAAGGCCATAGAATATGGCTCAAGGGTGATTTGAACACCCGACCTTGGGCTTATGAGTCCCCTGCTCTAACCAACTGAGCTACTGAGCCAATAACGCACAACTATAGTATAACACAATACGAGCGATAGTATATCTAATTTTAAAAAAAATTAAAATTTTTTTAGTTAAGTATAATATCTAATTTCTGTAATATATAAGAAAAATAATTACTATTATCTGGTTTTAGGTAAAAAGGCCATTGGATTTTGTGCTCCCCTTCCTCTGAGATGAATTTCATAGTGAAGATGCGGTCCTGTACTAAAACCAGTACTACCCATTTCAGCAATCTTTTGACCTTGTTTCACCTTTTGTCCTCGTCTTACTAAGAGGCGACTATTATGAGCATACAAACTAATACTACCATCAGGATGACGAATTCTAAGTAAATTTCCATATCCTCCTGAGCTCCATCCAGCACTGATCACTTCTCCAGAAGCTGAAGCCATAATGGGAGTACCTGTAGGAGCTGCAATATCTATGCCTTTATGCATTCTTCCCCAGCGACGCCCAAAACCTGAAGTAATTACCCCCTTACTTGGCCATATATGTCCAGGATATTTTGCAGGAGCACTAGGGAGATATTTATCAGGGTTAGACACACTCGGAAGATTAGGCTTAATATTTGTTTCTAAAGGAATTTGAAAAGTATTATTGTAAACGTCTATATAATTAGGAACTACACCTATTAATTTAGATTTTTGAACGTTAAATTGCGTTACATTTTTGTTTAGGTTTCTTTGATCTGTAATTTTCTTTGAATCTTGATACAGTTTTTTACGGCCAGAAGTTGTTGATTGTGTTGCTTCAAATTCGCTAGTTATGATAAAACTTCTTGAAAATTGATTTTCTTTTGTAGGAAAACTATCAATAGTTGAATTTTTAGATTTTTTGCCTCTATTTGTTATATTGTTTATTGAATCTTGTTGTGGAATTATTAATGTTTGATTAACCTTTATGAAATCAACATTAGTGATGTGGTTTGCACTTATTAATTCTGATGTTGAAATACCATGAGAACGAGCAATACTATTAAGAGTATCTCCTACACGAACTCTATAGCTTTTTTTATCCATTCTAATTGAAGATTGTGAAAGTACTGAATTAAAATCTCCAATTAAAGCGACTTTAGGAATAATCTCATGAGTATATACGTTTTCAATATTCTCTGAAATTTTTGGTTGTATTATTTTTGTTATGTACCTAAATGGCGTAATAGTATTTTCAATTATTTGATTATTGTTTGATTTGAAAAAATTATTAGAAACAACTTTATTTATTTTATGAAAATTATTAACTGGTTTGTAGTCAATAATCTTTATTTTAGAGTTAATACCTGTAGAGCTTTTAGGAATAATTTTTTGATTTAAATTTTTAATAGATGGAATTTTTATAATTGGTTCTGATTCAGGTTTAGTTCTAATGCTATTAATATCTATTTTGATATTTGAAAAATTTACGGCTAAAGCTATTTCAGTTTTAATAGTAAACATGCCGATGCAAGTAGCCAAGCT
It contains:
- the ycf46 gene encoding stress-responsive protein Ycf46 — translated: MKEELKLLIEAQYPLIYLVTSEEQRAEQTIDKIIKDLKEPRCIFSWTITNGMKEYNQPSNKAQHNTINAESAIDWVNRKNEPGIFIFKDLHPFISDASVVRSLRDAIISFKGCKKSIIIISPVQQIPIELEKDIVVLDFNFPNLKDLDQVLSKQLNQIRTSSEISTSSREKLLYAALGLTKDEAEKVYRKAYVQAGKLTEAEVDIILSEKKQQIRRNGILEYIEQDETIKAVGGLEELKKWLKQRSDAFTERAREYGLPQPKGMLILGVPGCGKSLIAKTTSRLWGLPLLRLDLGRIYDSAVGRSEANLRNALKTAESISPAILFIDELDKAFAGAGGSGESDGGTSSRIFGSFLTWMQEKTSPVFVMATANRVERLPGEFLRKGRFDELFFVDLPTFEEREAIFNIHLNKRRSNISHFDIKQLVTISDGFSGAEVEQAIIAAMYEAFAEGRDFSQLDIIAAIKSTLPLSRTMTEQVAALRDWARQRARPASTSIAEYQRLEF
- the cofG gene encoding 7,8-didemethyl-8-hydroxy-5-deazariboflavin synthase subunit CofG, coding for MMKEITYSPSYTIVITYECFNYCTYCNFRVNSKLDSWSRIRKINFLLEKIQNKSISEILILSGEIHPQSPVRKIWLQDIYHLCRLALSMNFLPHINVGLLTYTEMKILKTVSISMGLMIEQLTPILLNTVHYSAPSKIPYLRLQHLSWAGKLQVPFTTGVLLDIGEKEENSWDTFKEIALIHQKWNHIQEIILQPYSSNIRQKSNISISNQYQLVKLISKARNILPVSIKLQLPPNLIQDSNYLLRCLKAGIQDFGGISPKDEINPSYFHLSKEKLSKILKYGKWKLRVRLPIYPNYDKYLSQSLQTVVNFWQRNKRLD
- a CDS encoding DUF1257 domain-containing protein, coding for MSHFSTLRTKITDAEILKTSLRDLGIVVKIDSNVRGHNGQNIHSDIVAVLEGEYDLGWSLNSDGSYDLVADLWGVAKKHNQTELINSINQKYAINKTLMEVKQRNLGKANINLVLHN
- the htpG gene encoding molecular chaperone HtpG yields the protein MTVLEKGNISIHTENIFPIIKKSLYTDHEIFLRELISNAVDALSKLKMASLAGEVSFDVSEPEIVITIDKTDKSLSITDNGIGMNIDEIKKYINQVAFSSAEEFVKKYEKNASEIIGHFGLGFYSAFMISKRVEIDTLSYKEDSKPIHWSCDGSPSFELTESSRTEIGTTVKLTLMDEEHEYLEPERIRQLVKTYSDFVPIPIKFENTIINKQKALWKESTQGLNDNDYLEFYRYLYPYQEDPLLWIHLNTDYPYLLNGILYFPKLRPDVDVSQGHIKLFCNQVFVSDHCEEIIPDFLMPLRGVIDSPDIPLNVSRSALTNHRTVRSIANHIAKKIADRLKEIYENSPEEYIKCWQDVGTFVKYGSLKDEKFKKHVEDILVYKTTYKVNKSDVPQVQVEEEGDAWKDVTNEKNELSYEKTGYTTLSAYLSRNKKRHENRIFYCTDPDVQATHIQLYENQGLEILYMDSFIDTNYFIPFLEKEYSEVKFSRVDSELDDTLLQNDKVNEIVDPNSQKTRNDKIKELFEASLDNAKINIKTQSLKSDLSQDAPPGVILLPEAARRFKEMMAASQQQTMDFPDEHIFVVNTNHPLVENILQLSQGNIIQLENESPSGQMAKMLCRHIYDLALITQKGIDGKNMKSFMQRSNELLTNLTKSK
- the smpB gene encoding SsrA-binding protein SmpB; the encoded protein is MENQNKAIKVISNNRKAFFLYEILEKYEAGIELVGTEVKSIRAGKVNITDGYAFIKNTEVWLSNVHISPYVASSLYFNHDPRRIRKLLMRRKEINQLIGKIEQKGLTLVPLKLYFKGSLVKISLGLGRGKKLHDKRETIKNRQDQREISRIVKQY